A single region of the Borrelia hermsii DAH genome encodes:
- a CDS encoding LIC_12708 family protein, translated as MKKFYKIHLTLFFMIISCNIKTLNEIGEQQFKIPFGTLPGEITPLINKFTNSSFDIKTYNGLVYIVEAKANKLMIFNSYGKLIQTYQNGIFKTNFDLKIKKIDFENIQAIYPSKDFIVVSDKIDNKKSKFDEKENIAYSTRILILNKDSSVEVLGQEGQNGTPFPQVYDINIDDGNNIAIITIYHEGYIIYSYDKDLSPLYKIYVNTNILQIPEEERKKYNISIDKVFFEVNKKIIYAKTTYYENIRTNENINDLGVKIKNQYFYTMSLNKNKEFEIKNKITLPQNLLDDQQESFINIIGIQKDKIIASTNMKNLSNTLIWKLDNKGKIKEQMVLIEPPNLKFLAESLSKDGILSILYGEKSGVSVYWWNLNNLLKL; from the coding sequence ATGAAAAAGTTTTATAAAATTCATTTAACTTTATTTTTTATGATTATATCATGTAATATCAAAACTTTAAATGAAATTGGGGAGCAACAATTCAAAATACCATTTGGAACGTTACCTGGAGAAATAACACCACTTATAAACAAATTTACCAATTCAAGCTTTGACATTAAAACATACAACGGACTTGTATATATTGTAGAGGCAAAAGCAAATAAGCTAATGATTTTTAATTCTTATGGAAAATTAATTCAAACTTACCAAAATGGCATATTCAAAACAAATTTTGACCTTAAAATTAAAAAAATAGATTTTGAAAATATTCAGGCAATTTATCCATCAAAAGACTTTATTGTAGTATCAGATAAGATAGATAATAAGAAATCTAAATTCGATGAGAAAGAAAACATAGCATACTCTACACGAATACTTATTTTAAATAAAGATTCATCTGTAGAAGTACTAGGTCAAGAAGGACAAAATGGAACGCCATTCCCACAAGTTTACGATATCAATATTGACGACGGAAATAACATAGCAATAATAACTATATATCATGAAGGATACATAATATATTCTTACGATAAAGATCTCTCACCCCTCTATAAGATATATGTTAATACAAACATATTACAAATACCAGAAGAAGAGAGAAAAAAATATAACATATCAATAGACAAAGTATTTTTTGAAGTAAACAAAAAAATCATCTATGCAAAGACAACCTACTATGAAAACATCAGAACCAATGAAAACATTAATGACCTTGGGGTCAAGATCAAAAATCAATATTTCTATACAATGAGCTTAAACAAAAATAAAGAATTTGAAATAAAAAATAAAATTACACTACCTCAAAATCTATTAGATGATCAACAAGAAAGTTTTATCAATATCATTGGAATTCAAAAAGATAAAATAATAGCATCTACTAACATGAAAAACCTGTCTAATACTTTAATATGGAAACTGGATAATAAGGGCAAGATAAAAGAACAAATGGTTTTAATTGAACCACCAAACCTTAAATTTCTTGCTGAAAGCCTATCTAAGGATGGAATACTTAGCATACTTTATGGAGAAAAAAGTGGGGTCAGCGTTTATTGGTGGAATTTAAATAATTTACTTAAATTATGA
- a CDS encoding OmpA family protein translates to MNVKAVILLFLTNTLAFSAEILEFKYTKGSKFRIETTDNQEIYLNGILNSKTKTNIQVSSEVKDVKYDFADIKSYFRVLKRDNESDVYLLKEEFEGNFSINKQGEYKINNDQKRPSVRGIPRFPKTPIKVNETWTYPAEEYIQASEISKEIKDFVTKFDVNYVYKGKEKIDDKYYDIIHSNYESKYSVKNILFSQKVNQIIYFDSKSGNTYKYNDTYVFQMKNGNNNIKMIGNSSGKIISIELPNDNTIENEVKEYISTKQIDSIKIEKNENGIKLSLDIEFYPDSFQIIQKEYSKLKHIANLLEKFKNNNILIEGHTAKFETEQAMQELSEKRAHSIGNYLLKMKVKNKNQIFFKGWGAKKPKYASSSPLASKNRRVEITILNN, encoded by the coding sequence ATGAATGTTAAAGCTGTCATATTATTATTTTTAACAAACACTCTAGCATTTTCAGCTGAAATATTAGAATTTAAATACACTAAAGGATCTAAATTCAGAATAGAAACTACAGATAATCAAGAAATCTATCTCAATGGAATACTTAATTCAAAAACCAAGACTAATATCCAAGTCTCAAGCGAAGTAAAAGATGTCAAATATGACTTTGCAGATATTAAATCTTACTTTAGAGTGTTAAAAAGAGATAATGAGAGCGACGTTTACTTACTTAAAGAAGAATTTGAAGGGAATTTCAGTATAAATAAACAAGGCGAATATAAGATTAATAATGATCAAAAAAGACCTTCTGTTAGAGGCATTCCAAGATTCCCAAAAACACCCATAAAAGTAAACGAAACTTGGACATATCCAGCCGAAGAATATATCCAAGCATCTGAGATTTCAAAAGAAATAAAAGATTTTGTTACAAAATTTGATGTAAATTATGTGTATAAAGGCAAAGAAAAAATAGACGATAAATATTACGACATAATTCACTCAAATTATGAGTCTAAATATAGTGTAAAAAACATATTATTCTCTCAAAAGGTCAATCAAATAATCTATTTTGATTCAAAATCAGGAAACACATATAAATATAACGATACATATGTATTTCAAATGAAAAACGGCAACAATAATATCAAAATGATTGGAAACTCATCTGGAAAAATAATCTCTATTGAGCTGCCAAATGACAACACAATAGAGAATGAAGTGAAAGAATATATTAGCACAAAACAAATAGACTCTATTAAAATAGAGAAAAATGAAAATGGCATCAAATTAAGCTTAGATATTGAATTCTACCCTGATTCTTTTCAAATCATTCAAAAAGAATATAGCAAGCTAAAACACATAGCCAATTTATTAGAAAAGTTTAAAAATAACAATATTCTAATAGAAGGACATACAGCAAAGTTTGAAACAGAACAAGCAATGCAAGAACTATCTGAAAAAAGAGCTCATTCAATTGGAAACTACTTATTAAAAATGAAAGTAAAGAACAAAAACCAAATATTTTTTAAAGGATGGGGTGCTAAAAAACCTAAGTATGCAAGCTCATCTCCTCTAGCATCAAAAAATCGAAGAGTAGAAATTACAATTCTAAACAATTAA
- the malQ gene encoding 4-alpha-glucanotransferase: MKRKSGILLNISSLPSKYGIGDLGKGAYKFIDFLVASSQSYWQILPYSPSNFIEFPYSSYSAFAGNINYIDLSAIDRFIDVSLSTLECLEDRSIDYDKLKAKEVVLRNAALNFLHRATVDEMHAFEKFKKSAAYWLLDFASFIAFKEYYSKLQFPQTFNLLFSKEILKRDAKALTKLRETLEVEIEIQQVLQYFFFSQFKALKRYANSAGIKIISDIPIFVSYDSADVWAHQKYFKLKFDASKDKVTGVPPGCLSRKEYLWDNAAYNWKALRKDDYVWWVNRIDFLRKYVDIIRIDYFRGFVSTWEVAVEESPALSGRWVKCPGKDFFKHVLNEINNLEIWVEDLVKDRGDTFRLRDYFSFPGTRVMQFAFDFDSNNLYLPHNYIRNCVVYTGSHENNTIREFVSSIDNKHKKYIFDYFNTSEDAVVWDMIRGAMASVANSVIIPMKDYLDLIADFRMNMPDTMLDNFRILSSDLSVDLSKKISNITKLYGRT; this comes from the coding sequence ATGAAAAGAAAAAGTGGAATTTTGCTAAATATTAGTTCCCTGCCATCTAAGTATGGTATTGGTGATTTAGGAAAGGGGGCATATAAATTTATAGATTTTCTTGTAGCTTCATCACAAAGTTATTGGCAAATATTGCCTTATTCACCTTCTAATTTTATAGAATTTCCTTATTCAAGTTATTCTGCATTTGCTGGTAATATCAATTATATTGATTTAAGTGCTATTGATAGGTTTATTGATGTAAGCTTAAGCACTCTTGAGTGCTTGGAAGATAGATCTATTGATTATGATAAGTTAAAAGCTAAGGAAGTTGTTTTAAGAAATGCTGCTTTGAATTTTTTGCATAGAGCAACAGTTGATGAGATGCATGCATTTGAGAAATTTAAAAAATCCGCTGCTTACTGGCTTTTAGATTTTGCAAGTTTTATTGCTTTTAAAGAGTATTACTCTAAGCTTCAATTTCCACAAACTTTTAATCTTTTATTTAGTAAAGAAATCTTAAAAAGAGATGCTAAGGCTTTAACTAAGCTTAGAGAAACTCTTGAGGTTGAGATAGAGATTCAACAAGTTTTACAATATTTCTTTTTTTCACAATTTAAAGCTTTAAAAAGATATGCTAATAGTGCTGGGATTAAAATAATAAGCGATATTCCCATTTTTGTGTCTTATGATTCTGCTGATGTTTGGGCACATCAAAAATATTTTAAGTTAAAGTTTGATGCAAGTAAAGATAAGGTAACGGGCGTACCTCCTGGTTGCTTGTCTAGGAAAGAATATCTTTGGGACAATGCAGCTTATAATTGGAAGGCTTTAAGAAAAGATGATTATGTATGGTGGGTTAATCGTATTGATTTTCTACGTAAATATGTAGATATTATTAGAATCGACTATTTTAGAGGATTTGTATCAACTTGGGAGGTTGCTGTAGAAGAATCTCCGGCATTGAGTGGACGATGGGTGAAATGTCCCGGGAAAGATTTTTTTAAACATGTTCTAAATGAGATTAATAATTTAGAAATTTGGGTCGAAGACCTTGTAAAAGATCGTGGAGATACATTTAGGTTAAGAGATTATTTTAGTTTTCCTGGAACTAGGGTAATGCAATTTGCATTTGATTTTGATTCTAATAATCTATATCTTCCCCATAATTATATAAGAAATTGTGTTGTCTATACAGGTAGTCATGAGAATAATACTATTCGTGAATTTGTTAGTTCTATTGATAATAAGCATAAAAAATATATTTTTGATTATTTCAATACTAGTGAGGATGCTGTTGTTTGGGATATGATAAGAGGTGCAATGGCTAGTGTTGCAAATAGTGTAATAATTCCAATGAAAGATTATCTTGATTTGATAGCTGATTTTAGGATGAATATGCCTGATACAATGCTTGACAATTTTAGGATACTGAGTAGTGATTTGAGTGTTGATTTAAGCAAAAAGATAAGTAACATTACAAAACTTTATGGAAGAACTTAA
- the secA gene encoding preprotein translocase subunit SecA: protein MLRSIFEATIGSKSKRDLKNYLPILRNINKLESWALSLSDEDFARETEKFKDELKEGKTLEDILERAFALSREAARRRLKERPYDVQLIAGLALHQGKIIEMKTGEGKTLSSVQAAYLNSLTGDGVIIVTVNDYLAERDSNWMKPVFELLGVSVGVVLSNMDSAKRKMEYDKDITYVTNNELGFDYLRDNMCFDLSQKSLSNFNYCIIDEIDSILIDEARTPLIISGSTEGDTSAYLEVNSLVSLLKECSKDPKTGDYPLEIDELDGDYTIDEKSKRVSFTANGLNNLEQILVAKGIIKGSMYVDTNFNYVHYMTQALKAHLLFLKDREYIVGDSGVEIVDEFTGRILKGRRYSDGLHQAIEAKEGVRVASENKTMATITFQNLFRMFKKISGMTGTADTEAKEFHRIYNLDVVVVPTNKLVARVDEDDIIYYTEEFKFKAITDEVYEAYKRGQPVLVGTVSIEKSEVLSNMFRNKGIRHEVLNAKNHFREALIIAEAGAKHSVTIATNMAGRGTDIKLGGNLEHRVRKKFGTGMSLEDFQKAMQTEREQYLKDYEEVKALGGLYVIGSERHESRRIDNQLRGRGGRQGDPGRSRFYVSLEDDLMRLFASDNLRALMGKLGMATGEPIVHSLLTKSLVNAQKRVEDRNFEIRKHLLEYDDVITKHREFIYSQRNSILADSNIKERILLSLREYLDFLFDQTKGEVVTSSILSEINSVFAYMMDNIGSVETMSILDLKDKLMEIAKSNLDAKEELIGAELLNEFLKHEYLRNIDFKFQDHLANLDSLRESVYLRSYANKNPITEYKEEGFAIFSELVKDIKVETLRRTLQMRVGIDSSGYKDKKPKNVRATHKEFSGIASGERGNASGIQIVRSIPKIGRNEPCYCGSEKKYKNCHGKI, encoded by the coding sequence ATGTTAAGATCGATATTTGAAGCAACTATTGGTTCAAAAAGTAAGAGGGATCTAAAAAATTATCTTCCTATTCTGAGGAATATTAATAAGCTTGAATCTTGGGCATTGTCTTTGTCAGACGAAGATTTTGCTAGGGAAACAGAAAAGTTTAAAGATGAACTTAAGGAAGGTAAAACTTTAGAAGATATTTTAGAGAGAGCATTTGCACTCTCACGAGAAGCTGCTAGAAGACGACTTAAAGAGCGACCTTATGATGTTCAACTTATTGCTGGGCTTGCGCTCCATCAGGGTAAAATAATAGAGATGAAGACCGGGGAAGGTAAAACTTTATCTTCAGTGCAGGCTGCTTACCTTAATAGTTTAACAGGCGATGGTGTTATTATCGTTACGGTTAATGATTATCTTGCAGAGCGTGATTCAAATTGGATGAAGCCGGTTTTTGAGCTTTTAGGAGTTAGTGTTGGTGTTGTACTATCTAATATGGATTCTGCTAAAAGGAAGATGGAATACGATAAGGATATTACTTATGTTACAAATAATGAGCTTGGATTTGATTATTTAAGAGATAACATGTGTTTTGATTTATCTCAAAAATCTTTGAGTAATTTTAATTATTGTATTATCGATGAGATTGATTCGATTTTGATTGATGAGGCTAGAACCCCTTTAATTATTTCAGGTTCTACCGAAGGAGATACTAGTGCTTATCTTGAAGTTAATTCCCTTGTTTCACTTTTAAAGGAATGTTCTAAGGACCCAAAAACCGGAGATTATCCTTTAGAGATTGATGAGCTTGATGGGGATTATACGATTGATGAGAAGAGCAAGAGAGTATCTTTTACGGCAAATGGTTTAAATAATCTTGAGCAAATTTTGGTTGCAAAAGGCATAATTAAGGGTTCTATGTATGTTGATACTAATTTTAATTATGTTCATTATATGACTCAAGCATTGAAAGCGCATTTACTTTTTTTAAAGGACAGAGAATATATTGTTGGGGATTCTGGGGTTGAAATTGTTGATGAGTTTACAGGGCGTATTTTAAAAGGACGCAGATATTCTGATGGATTGCATCAGGCTATTGAGGCTAAGGAAGGTGTTAGAGTTGCAAGTGAGAATAAAACTATGGCAACAATTACATTTCAGAATTTATTTAGAATGTTTAAGAAAATTTCCGGCATGACTGGTACGGCTGATACAGAAGCAAAAGAATTTCATAGGATATATAATCTTGATGTTGTAGTTGTTCCGACTAATAAATTGGTAGCACGAGTAGATGAGGATGATATTATTTATTACACCGAAGAATTTAAGTTTAAAGCAATTACAGATGAGGTTTATGAGGCCTATAAGAGAGGACAACCTGTTCTTGTTGGGACTGTTTCTATTGAAAAATCTGAAGTATTGTCAAATATGTTTAGAAATAAAGGTATTAGACATGAAGTTCTAAATGCAAAGAATCATTTTCGTGAAGCGTTAATTATTGCTGAAGCAGGAGCAAAACATTCTGTTACAATTGCAACTAATATGGCTGGACGTGGTACTGACATTAAACTTGGGGGTAATCTTGAGCACCGGGTTCGTAAAAAGTTTGGAACGGGTATGAGTCTTGAAGATTTTCAAAAAGCTATGCAAACTGAGAGAGAACAGTATCTTAAAGATTATGAGGAAGTAAAGGCTCTTGGGGGACTTTATGTTATTGGCAGTGAACGTCATGAGTCAAGAAGAATAGATAATCAACTTAGAGGGCGGGGCGGAAGACAGGGAGATCCTGGCCGATCAAGGTTTTATGTATCTCTTGAAGATGATTTAATGCGTCTTTTTGCAAGTGATAACTTGAGAGCTTTGATGGGAAAGCTTGGGATGGCAACAGGTGAGCCCATTGTGCATTCTTTATTAACAAAATCCTTAGTTAATGCACAAAAGCGTGTTGAGGATAGAAATTTTGAGATTAGGAAGCATCTCCTAGAATATGATGATGTTATAACAAAGCATAGGGAGTTTATTTATTCCCAAAGGAATTCAATTCTTGCTGATAGTAATATTAAGGAACGTATTCTTCTTTCTTTAAGAGAATATCTTGATTTTTTATTTGACCAAACTAAGGGAGAAGTAGTTACAAGTTCTATACTAAGTGAGATAAATTCAGTTTTTGCTTATATGATGGATAATATTGGTTCTGTTGAGACCATGAGTATTTTGGATTTGAAAGATAAGTTAATGGAAATTGCAAAGTCTAATCTTGATGCAAAGGAAGAATTAATTGGAGCTGAACTTTTAAATGAATTTTTAAAACATGAGTATTTAAGAAATATTGACTTTAAGTTTCAAGACCATCTTGCAAATCTTGATTCTTTAAGAGAATCAGTTTATCTCAGATCTTATGCTAATAAAAATCCAATTACTGAATATAAGGAAGAAGGTTTTGCAATTTTTAGTGAGCTTGTTAAAGATATTAAAGTTGAAACTTTAAGGCGAACTTTGCAGATGAGGGTAGGTATTGATTCTAGTGGTTATAAAGATAAAAAGCCTAAAAATGTTCGCGCTACGCATAAGGAGTTTTCAGGAATTGCTTCTGGGGAGAGAGGGAATGCATCAGGAATTCAAATAGTTAGAAGTATTCCCAAGATTGGGAGGAATGAGCCTTGTTATTGTGGCAGTGAAAAGAAATATAAAAATTGTCATGGAAAAATTTAG
- a CDS encoding calcium/sodium antiporter, with protein sequence MEYIQFFYVILGIFLLYLGGNYLLKSSVNIAAYFQVPNLLIGVVIVSLSTSAPDLFTSLIASLKGKNEIIVSNIIGSNIINMLLALPLTGLFLKIETDFKRLKFSFIILFLLMFLLLLLSFDFGTLSFFKVPYYRTSALLILIVFLSYLFLFYREEKKYNSIAKDLENLNCDYGFKFLFLNTLLLLLSICFLYLGSKLLIDSSIYIAHNIFNISEKVIGIVFVAFGTSIPEIVVSLFAVIKKESEIALGNIIGSNIFNIGFILSSNSFVNPVLMSDIYFADFSIMFAVSLILLLIVRFRGVFSRGPSILFLFLYILYNSFLFGVF encoded by the coding sequence TTGGAATATATCCAATTTTTTTATGTAATACTAGGCATATTTTTATTGTATCTTGGTGGGAATTATCTTTTAAAGAGTTCTGTTAACATTGCTGCTTATTTTCAAGTTCCTAATCTTTTAATCGGTGTTGTAATAGTATCCTTATCAACAAGTGCCCCAGATCTTTTTACAAGTTTAATAGCATCTCTTAAGGGTAAGAATGAAATTATTGTTTCTAATATCATTGGTAGTAATATCATTAATATGTTACTTGCACTTCCTTTAACAGGGCTTTTTTTAAAGATTGAAACTGATTTTAAGAGACTCAAATTTTCTTTTATAATTTTATTTTTATTGATGTTTCTTCTTTTATTGCTTTCTTTTGATTTTGGTACTTTGTCTTTTTTTAAGGTGCCTTATTATAGAACCAGTGCATTGCTGATTTTAATTGTATTTTTATCTTATTTATTTTTATTTTACAGAGAAGAGAAAAAATATAATTCTATTGCAAAAGATTTAGAGAATCTTAATTGTGATTATGGGTTTAAGTTTTTATTTTTAAATACCTTACTTTTATTGTTAAGTATATGTTTTTTATATTTAGGCTCAAAGTTATTAATAGATAGTTCAATATACATTGCACACAATATTTTTAATATTAGTGAAAAAGTTATTGGAATTGTTTTTGTAGCCTTTGGAACCAGCATTCCAGAGATTGTTGTTTCTCTTTTCGCAGTAATTAAAAAGGAGTCAGAAATCGCTCTTGGTAATATCATTGGAAGCAATATATTTAATATTGGATTTATTTTGTCTAGTAATAGTTTTGTAAATCCAGTACTTATGAGTGATATTTATTTTGCTGACTTTAGTATTATGTTTGCTGTATCTTTAATCTTGTTGTTAATAGTGAGGTTTAGAGGAGTTTTTAGCAGAGGGCCTTCTATTCTTTTTTTATTTTTGTATATTTTATATAATTCATTTTTGTTTGGTGTTTTTTAA
- the alr gene encoding alanine racemase, whose translation MTKHKEIIINLQNLNHNLTSIKNHIQKRELVATLKSDAYGHGLIQTFKFLKEKGVNYFGLFWIDDALKLKKIDKNVNILLYINTDKNAIKNLVKFNITPFVADSQYLSLIEQECRKQNKKIKAHLKVDVGMNRYGIKIEDALNLAIQIQNSKSIEFEGICTHLPTTENTKITQTQIEKFVYFINKLKSKNINPKFIHASNSEHIANYKISEKFNMVRPGLILYGYHPNPNISNNNLQLKPVLNLYSKIIFLKNIKKGEQISYSGLFTAKEDMQIGLIPVGYFDGIPQNTSNNFYCIIRDRKCFIKGKICMNISIIEIPKDLKINIGEKVEIISERLSLDILSKESGISKYEILCSIGKHEKKKYLY comes from the coding sequence ATGACCAAACATAAAGAAATCATCATAAACCTTCAAAATCTAAACCATAATTTAACCTCAATAAAAAACCATATTCAAAAAAGAGAATTAGTAGCCACACTCAAAAGCGATGCTTATGGACACGGACTTATTCAAACATTCAAATTCTTAAAAGAAAAAGGGGTAAATTATTTTGGCCTCTTTTGGATAGATGATGCTTTAAAGCTTAAAAAAATAGATAAAAATGTAAACATACTGCTCTACATTAACACAGACAAAAATGCAATAAAAAATTTAGTTAAGTTCAATATCACACCTTTTGTTGCTGACTCTCAATACTTATCACTAATAGAACAAGAATGTAGGAAACAAAATAAAAAAATTAAGGCTCACTTAAAAGTTGATGTCGGAATGAACAGATATGGCATTAAAATAGAAGATGCTCTTAATCTAGCAATTCAAATTCAAAATTCAAAATCAATAGAATTTGAAGGAATTTGTACACATTTACCAACAACAGAAAATACAAAAATTACCCAAACACAAATCGAAAAATTTGTTTATTTCATAAATAAACTTAAAAGCAAAAATATAAATCCAAAATTTATTCATGCTTCCAACTCAGAACATATAGCAAACTACAAAATAAGCGAAAAATTTAACATGGTAAGACCAGGACTTATTTTATATGGATATCATCCAAATCCAAACATCTCAAACAACAATTTACAACTTAAACCTGTACTAAACTTATATTCAAAAATCATATTTCTTAAAAATATAAAAAAGGGAGAACAAATATCATACTCGGGGCTTTTTACCGCAAAAGAAGATATGCAAATCGGACTTATACCAGTTGGATATTTTGACGGAATTCCACAAAATACATCTAACAATTTTTATTGCATAATAAGAGATAGAAAATGCTTCATTAAAGGAAAAATCTGTATGAATATTTCAATCATAGAAATACCCAAAGATCTAAAAATCAACATAGGAGAAAAGGTAGAAATCATTTCTGAAAGATTAAGCTTAGATATACTTAGCAAGGAATCTGGCATAAGCAAATACGAAATACTTTGTTCCATTGGAAAACACGAGAAGAAAAAATATTTATATTAA
- a CDS encoding putative glycoside hydrolase codes for MKLNACIMFLYIICLLFSYFFLCFHLYSLDETRYFKKGDLFFIHKGALYKKHNNTIFKVEPKGLETRWVYPFVKPVPKRITSVYEEFYSPNSLLTTGDSVYVSHNYFKSFIKLVSNEKFNKNSYITSSALSRGEYKHIAIGTSNSGLYLSVNDNLTFKSLNSLIAKIYLGAGYYDMISAIEFSRNNTNELYCSYGIYGDIILINTALGVVKQLTFPFKKQIVRIIDLSDAKMEKLLVRTYDNHFYSYVNGKWTFDGHFSVYGEDTLEKLKRMNLASNKGSIYLTAYTLRNKTAIDERFEFIKRLGMNAVIIDFKDDSGILTYLSKLALPNKMKAVKNLIDVPYILNKAKELGIYVIARVVVFKDSKLYFYNNCEYALWNKKTNQPWANIVKVKHGDFFKSLQKEHWVDLFSQDTWDYNLSIAKEIQSLGVNEIQFDYIRFPTDGPVSLITSRFNKYNMRAIDALESFLIMARKSISIPISIDIYGNNGWFITNSIGQNISMIADYVDVISPMFYPSHYTNDFLKHELYYTTRAYKIYREGSNRASVFSSGNVIIRPYVQAFLLGSERRVSEKVYLEYFSHQLRGVKESLGNGFSLWNASNIYYMVKGNLSEFLGFS; via the coding sequence ATGAAGCTTAATGCATGTATAATGTTTTTGTATATAATTTGCTTGTTATTTTCTTATTTTTTTTTGTGTTTTCATTTGTATTCATTAGACGAGACTAGGTATTTTAAAAAGGGTGATTTATTTTTTATCCATAAAGGTGCTTTATATAAGAAGCATAATAATACGATATTTAAGGTTGAACCTAAGGGGTTAGAGACTAGGTGGGTATATCCTTTTGTAAAGCCTGTGCCTAAGAGAATAACTTCTGTTTATGAGGAGTTTTATTCCCCAAATTCCCTTTTAACGACTGGTGATTCTGTTTATGTTTCTCATAATTATTTTAAAAGTTTCATAAAATTAGTTAGCAATGAAAAATTTAATAAAAATTCTTACATTACATCAAGCGCATTATCTCGAGGAGAATATAAGCATATTGCTATTGGTACTTCTAATAGTGGACTTTATTTAAGCGTTAATGATAATTTAACTTTTAAAAGTCTAAATTCTTTAATTGCTAAAATATATCTGGGTGCTGGTTATTATGATATGATTAGTGCAATAGAGTTTTCAAGGAACAATACAAATGAGTTGTATTGTTCCTATGGAATTTATGGAGATATTATTTTAATTAATACAGCTTTAGGGGTTGTGAAGCAGTTAACTTTTCCCTTTAAAAAACAGATAGTGCGTATTATTGATTTGTCGGATGCAAAGATGGAAAAACTTTTAGTTAGAACTTATGATAATCATTTTTATTCCTATGTTAATGGTAAATGGACTTTTGATGGTCATTTTTCTGTTTATGGGGAAGATACTCTTGAAAAGTTAAAAAGGATGAATCTTGCTTCTAATAAGGGTTCAATTTATTTAACGGCTTACACTCTTCGGAACAAAACAGCTATTGATGAGAGATTTGAGTTTATAAAGAGATTAGGCATGAATGCTGTTATTATTGATTTTAAAGATGATAGCGGTATTTTAACCTATTTAAGTAAATTGGCTTTGCCTAACAAGATGAAGGCTGTTAAAAATTTGATAGATGTGCCTTATATCTTAAATAAAGCAAAGGAACTTGGAATATATGTTATTGCTAGGGTTGTTGTGTTTAAAGATTCGAAGCTTTATTTTTATAATAATTGTGAATATGCTCTTTGGAATAAAAAGACCAATCAGCCTTGGGCAAACATTGTGAAAGTTAAGCATGGCGATTTTTTTAAATCCCTTCAAAAGGAACATTGGGTAGATCTCTTTTCTCAAGACACGTGGGATTATAATTTATCTATTGCAAAGGAAATTCAATCTCTTGGAGTTAATGAGATTCAGTTTGATTATATTAGATTTCCAACGGATGGGCCTGTATCTCTTATAACCTCAAGATTTAATAAATATAATATGCGAGCAATTGATGCTCTTGAATCTTTTTTAATTATGGCTAGGAAAAGTATTTCTATTCCTATTTCTATTGATATTTACGGAAATAATGGATGGTTTATTACAAATAGTATTGGTCAAAATATTTCTATGATTGCAGATTATGTTGATGTTATCTCTCCAATGTTTTATCCTTCTCATTATACTAATGATTTTTTGAAGCATGAGTTATACTATACTACCAGGGCTTATAAAATTTATCGGGAAGGGAGTAACAGAGCTTCTGTATTTTCTTCAGGTAATGTTATAATTAGACCCTATGTTCAAGCTTTTTTGCTTGGGTCGGAACGTCGTGTAAGTGAAAAAGTTTATTTAGAATATTTTTCCCATCAATTAAGAGGGGTTAAGGAGTCTTTAGGCAATGGCTTTAGTTTGTGGAATGCATCTAATATTTACTATATGGTTAAGGGTAATTTAAGCGAGTTTTTAGGTTTTTCTTAA
- a CDS encoding TraR/DksA family transcriptional regulator, producing the protein MQKSNFEHEFIEKMHNFLLESKKEILNSIRSVEDSKREIINNDMHLKDIIDIAFDNMDGNNLEALSSVEKKKLHLINQALYRISQNTYGNCLACDKNIARERLEAIPYAFLCISCQTKKEKKSRRSV; encoded by the coding sequence ATGCAGAAAAGTAATTTTGAGCATGAATTTATTGAAAAGATGCACAATTTTCTTTTAGAATCAAAAAAAGAAATTCTAAATTCTATAAGATCTGTTGAGGATAGTAAAAGAGAGATCATTAATAATGATATGCATCTAAAGGATATAATTGATATTGCATTTGACAATATGGATGGCAATAATCTTGAAGCTTTAAGTTCAGTCGAGAAAAAGAAGCTTCATTTAATAAATCAGGCACTTTATCGAATTTCCCAAAATACTTATGGTAATTGTTTGGCTTGTGATAAGAATATTGCAAGAGAGAGACTTGAAGCTATTCCTTATGCGTTTTTGTGTATAAGTTGTCAAACCAAAAAGGAAAAGAAGAGCAGACGATCAGTTTAA